In Astatotilapia calliptera chromosome 16, fAstCal1.2, whole genome shotgun sequence, one genomic interval encodes:
- the LOC113008002 gene encoding uncharacterized protein LOC113008002 gives MVRIVVEAMQVNCRNPKRASCEEVAKIIVNRYPQTFADFTEKGERLGCGHYSLLRSIKSTVEHVNRDNTTHRLRQTKRTRNEEDCSPNSNATSHKKVRCLVDSYGCINWQPVELPEGETPASLEEKKHILLTIFNSEGPGAVERLDVDDFMCLTYISQRQLINSCPSLSVAEIQEQWPFLFTQKGLSNHFYKLTGIDISERLGQALLTKGRRIVNYFSTQKLKWNLGIRTLIQQIESEGVLTNNKVGTAAILLMMKYYKEDEDSLFVLADETSTRMSLV, from the exons ATGGTTAGAATTGTTGTGGAGGCCATGCAAGTTAACTGCAGAAACCCTAAACGTGCATCTTGTGAAGAGGTTGCTAAGATCATTGTAAACAGATACCCTCAAACATTTGCAGATTTTactgaaaagggagaaagactgGGTTGTGGACATTATTCACTACTAAGAAGCATCAAATCTACAGTTGAACATGTTAATCGAGATAATACAACACATAGACTTCGTCAAACAAAGAGAACCAGGAATGAGGAAGACTGCAGTCCCAACAGTAATGCAACCTCACATAAAAAAGTTAGATGCCTTGTGGATAGCTATGGCTGTATAAATTGGCAGCCAGTTGAACTTCCTGAGGGGGAAACGCCAGCTTCTTTagaggaaaagaaacacatcTTGTTAACAATTTTTAATTCAGAAGGACCTGGAGCTGTGGAGAGACTTGATGTGGATGACTTCATGTGCCTCACATATATTTCTCAGCGGCAGCTTATCAACAGTTGTCCCTCACTTTCAGTAGCTGAAATTCAGGAGCAGTGGCCATTCTTGTTTACTCAGAAAGGTCTTTCGAACCACTTTTACAAACTCACAGGCATCGATATCAGTGAGCGCTTAGGTCAGGCCCTCCTAACCAAAGGCAGAAGGATTGTTAACTATTTCTCCACCCAGAAGCTCAAATGGAACCTTGGTATAAGGACACTCATCCAGCAGATAGAAAGTGAGGGAGTTTTGACCAACAACAAGGTTGGCACAGCAGCCATACTTCTCATGATGAAGTATTACAAGGAAGATGAAGACTCCCTCTTTGTCTTAGCAGAT GAAACATCTACCAGGATGTCCCTGGTATAG
- the LOC113007862 gene encoding POU domain, class 3, transcription factor 3-B, translating into MIWGMATATSSPYLASSRILSSPVLHSDRRGGGMQSGGTAVTTVSSGYRGDPSVKMVQSDFMHGAMVASNGGHMLSHAHQWVTSLPHAAAAAAAAAAAVAETGSPWPPSSQPQDVKRNAGRDDLHSGSSLHHRSPHLGPHQAHTGSWGGTSTAHISITEGEQQQQQSLIYSQPGGFTVNGMLSSHTGQSLMHSGLVRGESPRLDHGSHHHHQHHHNHHTHHHQQHGLGHESHSDEDTPTSDDLEHFAKQFKQRRIKLGFTQADVGLALGTLYGNVFSQTTICRFEALQLSFKNMCKLKPLLNKWLEEADSTTGSPTSIDKIATQGRKRKKRTSIEVSVKGALESHFLKCPKPSAQEINSLADTLQLEKEVVRVWFCNRRQKEKRMTPPGLPRTPEDAYSQVGSIGPDTPSPSIECKRLFSDT; encoded by the coding sequence ATGATTTGGGGGATGGCAACTGCCACTTCAAGCCCATACCTAGCCAGCAGCAGGATTTTATCCAGCCCGGTCCTTCACTCTGACCGGAGGGGTGGTGGTATGCAGTCTGGCGGCACCGCTGTGACCACAGTGTCTAGTGGATACAGAGGGGACCCTTCAGTGAAGATGGTGCAGAGCGACTTCATGCACGGAGCCATGGTAGCAAGCAACGGGGGGCACATGCTAAGCCATGCCCACCAGTGGGTGACATCGTTGCCTCATGCAGCAGCCGCAGCGGCCGCCGCTGCAGCGGCAGTAGCGGAGACCGGCTCTCCGTGGCCCCCGAGTTCCCAGCCACAGGATGTAAAGAGAAACGCCGGCAGGGACGACCTCCACTCGGGTTCTTCCCTTCACCACAGGTCTCCGCATCTAGGACCTCACCAGGCGCACACGGGAAGTTGGGGAGGCACCTCCACTGCGCACATCAGCATCACTGAgggggagcagcagcagcaacagtccCTCATTTACTCCCAGCCAGGAGGATTTACAGTCAACGGGATGCTGAGCTCACACACCGGGCAAAGCCTCATGCACTCGGGGCTGGTGCGCGGAGAATCACCTCGGCTGGACCACGGCagccaccatcaccaccaacaCCATCATAATCATCACACGCACCATCACCAGCAACACGGTCTGGGCCACGAATCGCATTCAGACGAGGACACCCCTACGTCCGATGACTTGGAGCATTTCGCCAAACAGTTCAAACAGCGACGGATCAAGCTTGGTTTCACCCAGGCAGACGTGGGCTTAGCTCTGGGCACTCTGTACGGCAACGTGTTCTCACAGACCACCATCTGCAGATTTGAGGCGCTTCAGCTGAGCTTTAAGAACATGTGCAAGCTGAAACCTCTGCTGAACAAATGGCTGGAAGAGGCTGATTCCACCACTGGGAGCCCGACCAGCATCGATAAGATCGCCACCCAGggcaggaagaggaaaaagcGCACTTCCATCGAGGTGAGCGTAAAAGGCGCACTGGAGAGCCACTTCCTCAAGTGTCCCAAACCTTCCGCACAGGAGATCAACTCTTTGGCGGACACTCTGCAGCTGGAGAAAGAGGTGGTCAGGGTCTGGTTCTGCAACCGCAGGCAGAAAGAGAAGCGCATGACGCCGCCGGGACTTCCGCGCACTCCAGAGGACGCATATTCACAAGTGGGTAGCATTGGACCTGACACACCGTCTCCCTCCATAGAGTGCAAGAGGTTGTTCAGCGATACGTGA